One Bdellovibrionota bacterium DNA window includes the following coding sequences:
- a CDS encoding GNAT family N-acetyltransferase has product MDITIRQLTTKDSNHFPEGIELLNRTQGRDLFPPDYLTVRTEDPDSYVIAAFDKSQLIGISIAQLITNYDYYLPFAPNINELFKNKKVGSFSTMCTHESYQGKGIGKLMSQKRLEWVKNQKCDVVVGVSWVSGLKHTSNRVFEKIGFSPVKQVDKFYIQQSIDHPFECPGCNVQPCICSAILYKMDL; this is encoded by the coding sequence ATGGATATTACCATCCGACAACTCACAACCAAAGATTCTAATCATTTCCCTGAGGGCATTGAACTCTTAAATCGCACTCAAGGAAGAGATTTATTTCCTCCAGATTATCTCACTGTTAGAACTGAAGATCCCGACAGCTACGTGATAGCTGCCTTTGATAAATCCCAACTCATTGGCATTTCCATTGCTCAGTTGATCACAAATTACGATTACTATCTCCCTTTCGCGCCAAACATCAATGAGCTTTTCAAAAATAAAAAAGTAGGATCCTTTTCTACGATGTGCACTCATGAATCCTATCAAGGAAAAGGCATTGGAAAACTCATGAGCCAAAAAAGATTAGAGTGGGTCAAAAACCAAAAATGCGATGTTGTCGTAGGAGTTTCTTGGGTCAGTGGCCTCAAACACACTTCGAATAGAGTTTTCGAAAAAATCGGATTTTCCCCCGTAAAGCAAGTCGATAAATTCTACATTCAACAGAGCATAGATCATCCCTTCGAGTGTCCAGGTTGCAATGTGCAGCCTTGCATCTGCTCTGCTATTCTCTACAAAATGGATTTGTAG
- a CDS encoding tRNA-dihydrouridine synthase family protein, translated as MKFLLAESRSTTLHLAPMEGVVDWVMRDFLTQIGGVDHCVTEFIRVVDKVYPDYVYHRYCPELKTNSQTRSGVPVFVQLLGGQAEPMALNAQKAVSLGARGIDLNFGCPAKTVNKNDGGAALLKSCDRVYDIVSAVRTALPKEIPVTAKIRLGFDHPTSCIDIAQAVEAAGAEWITIHCRTKTDGYKPPAYWDWIPKIKEKTKIKIVANGEIWTVADFNRCKEVTDCDDFMIGRGVLSDPFLFRKISDKTSSATLDSDWSKIKLLLPQFFEASQIYRHEEFAISRTKQWLRALSLKNPQAKDFFDEVKIILKPKEFQQRLDRL; from the coding sequence ATGAAATTTCTCTTGGCAGAATCACGCAGCACAACTCTCCACCTAGCTCCAATGGAGGGTGTTGTGGATTGGGTAATGAGGGATTTCCTTACGCAGATCGGTGGCGTGGATCACTGTGTAACGGAGTTCATTAGAGTTGTCGACAAAGTCTATCCTGATTACGTTTACCATCGATACTGTCCAGAGTTAAAAACCAATTCTCAAACCAGATCTGGAGTCCCCGTCTTTGTTCAACTGTTGGGCGGCCAAGCAGAACCTATGGCTCTCAATGCGCAAAAAGCTGTAAGCCTTGGTGCTCGCGGTATTGATTTGAATTTCGGATGTCCTGCTAAAACTGTAAATAAAAATGATGGCGGTGCCGCACTCTTAAAATCTTGCGATAGAGTTTATGATATAGTTTCTGCCGTGAGAACAGCTTTGCCCAAAGAAATTCCCGTGACCGCAAAAATTCGATTGGGTTTTGATCATCCTACAAGTTGTATTGATATCGCTCAAGCCGTAGAGGCCGCAGGTGCTGAGTGGATTACAATTCACTGTCGTACAAAAACAGACGGATACAAACCTCCTGCCTATTGGGATTGGATTCCAAAAATTAAAGAAAAAACAAAAATAAAAATCGTAGCCAACGGAGAAATTTGGACCGTAGCGGATTTTAATCGCTGCAAAGAAGTGACTGACTGTGATGATTTTATGATCGGCCGTGGAGTTTTGAGTGATCCATTTCTCTTTAGAAAAATTTCGGATAAAACTTCCAGCGCAACTTTGGATTCAGATTGGTCCAAGATCAAACTTCTTCTTCCACAGTTTTTTGAAGCGAGCCAAATTTACCGACATGAAGAATTCGCAATTTCTCGTACCAAACAGTGGTTAAGAGCCCTGTCTCTGAAAAACCCTCAAGCAAAAGACTTCTTTGACGAGGTCAAAATCATACTAAAGCCCAAGGAATTCCAACAAAGACTAGACCGTCTTTGA
- a CDS encoding PAS domain S-box protein translates to MPFSSKEINDSLFRQIFESGMIGLLFTTFEGKIIEANDAFLGFIGYSRKDLEKGLIDWIKITPPEFMPITDQAIHNLKTKGISPPYEKEYFRKDGSRVQLLMGSVRVKNTTHYDNMTYAINISTRKKFEQELAMSREQLEERVRTRTKDLSETNSFLQSLIENIPNMIFVKDANDLKFVRFNKAGEELLGINRADMIGKSDYDFFPKEEAEFFIQKDRNVLEKKMILDIPEEPITTKKGTRILHTKKIPLVDANNQAKYLLGISEDITDIKRAEAERLKFVREQAAREEAEINVARLEILGDASTILTSSLEYESTLKNFYDFMISRMADWVHITIYKNDEDDNPEFVFETSAIDPEISLATKENRWKLIRDIDEAINSNSDQKNIFLKLKKSGFKSIINVPLKVRGNNLGRILLARYTNSTTLFSITDMQLAEELAERASLAIDNARLFSEARKANQLKDEFLATLSHELRTPLNIIHGYSELLKKFSDKMTDREKFDSIDAIHRNAVEQSNIVNDILDVSRIITGKMSVNLTLQTPTEIILSVAKNSVKMAEFKNIKLISETPKTPIYIMMDSTRIQQIIWNLVSNAIKFTIPGGEIKIKNYLENKTCVIEVQDTGIGIASSFLPHIFERFRQEDGSMTRKYGGLGLGLAIVRHLVEMHGGTVEAQSDGKDKGSKFLVKIPIVPTPQKPTVISPPTIPENALENVRILLVEDSRDNRLLITRLLSNYGAEVQEAESAIDARKCLKNFKPDVILCDIGMPDEDGLEFIKRLRKTDATPSIALTAYARDEERAQFLGAGFQAHVTKPVSIQTLLREIKKLI, encoded by the coding sequence TTGCCGTTTTCGTCTAAAGAAATCAATGACAGTTTGTTTCGACAAATATTTGAATCCGGTATGATCGGACTACTTTTTACTACTTTTGAAGGCAAAATCATCGAAGCCAACGACGCCTTTCTGGGATTCATTGGCTACTCTAGAAAAGATTTAGAAAAAGGTTTGATCGATTGGATCAAAATTACACCTCCTGAATTTATGCCTATTACAGATCAAGCTATTCACAATTTGAAAACCAAAGGTATTAGCCCTCCTTACGAAAAAGAATATTTCAGAAAAGATGGCTCACGCGTTCAACTCCTTATGGGATCAGTTCGCGTAAAAAACACTACACATTATGACAATATGACTTATGCCATAAACATCTCCACTCGAAAAAAATTCGAGCAAGAGTTGGCTATGTCTCGAGAGCAACTGGAGGAAAGGGTACGCACTAGAACAAAAGATCTCTCTGAAACAAATTCTTTCTTACAATCTCTTATCGAAAATATTCCCAATATGATTTTTGTAAAAGATGCTAACGATTTAAAGTTTGTAAGGTTCAACAAGGCTGGTGAAGAACTCTTGGGTATCAATAGAGCAGATATGATTGGGAAGAGTGATTATGATTTCTTCCCTAAGGAAGAAGCCGAATTCTTTATCCAAAAAGATCGAAATGTTTTGGAAAAGAAGATGATCTTAGATATTCCTGAGGAACCTATCACTACAAAAAAAGGGACGCGAATTCTTCACACTAAGAAAATTCCCCTTGTTGATGCCAATAACCAAGCCAAATATTTGCTAGGAATATCAGAAGATATCACAGACATTAAAAGAGCTGAAGCAGAACGTCTGAAATTTGTCCGGGAGCAGGCCGCAAGAGAAGAAGCCGAAATCAATGTTGCTAGACTTGAAATCCTCGGGGATGCCAGCACAATCCTCACATCCTCTCTCGAATACGAATCTACACTTAAAAATTTCTATGACTTTATGATTTCAAGAATGGCAGATTGGGTACATATCACTATTTACAAAAACGATGAGGATGACAATCCTGAGTTTGTATTTGAAACGTCTGCCATTGATCCTGAAATTTCACTAGCCACTAAAGAAAACCGATGGAAACTCATACGCGATATCGATGAAGCCATAAATTCAAATTCTGACCAAAAAAATATTTTTCTAAAATTAAAAAAATCAGGATTTAAATCTATTATTAATGTTCCACTTAAAGTACGCGGAAACAACCTTGGCCGCATACTTTTAGCCCGGTACACAAACTCTACCACTCTTTTTAGTATTACCGATATGCAACTCGCAGAAGAGCTTGCAGAGAGAGCCAGTCTTGCTATAGATAATGCAAGGCTTTTTAGTGAAGCTAGAAAAGCAAATCAATTGAAAGACGAATTCCTCGCCACTCTCTCTCATGAACTTAGAACTCCACTCAATATTATTCATGGTTATTCGGAGCTACTTAAAAAATTCTCAGATAAAATGACCGACAGAGAAAAATTTGATAGCATAGATGCGATTCATAGAAATGCCGTTGAGCAAAGCAATATTGTTAATGATATCTTGGATGTTTCGAGAATTATAACCGGAAAAATGAGTGTGAATTTAACCTTACAGACTCCTACGGAAATCATTTTATCCGTAGCTAAAAACTCTGTAAAAATGGCTGAGTTTAAAAATATCAAACTCATATCAGAAACTCCAAAAACACCGATTTATATCATGATGGATTCTACGCGCATTCAGCAAATCATTTGGAACTTGGTCTCTAATGCCATAAAATTTACTATCCCAGGTGGTGAAATAAAAATTAAAAATTATCTTGAAAATAAAACTTGTGTAATCGAAGTTCAAGATACCGGAATTGGAATCGCTTCGTCCTTCTTGCCTCATATTTTTGAACGTTTTAGACAAGAAGACGGAAGTATGACTAGGAAATATGGTGGACTTGGGCTTGGACTTGCGATCGTAAGACATTTGGTAGAAATGCATGGTGGTACCGTAGAAGCTCAGAGTGACGGCAAAGACAAGGGTAGCAAATTTTTAGTAAAAATTCCTATTGTTCCTACTCCTCAAAAGCCAACCGTCATATCTCCTCCTACTATACCTGAAAATGCTTTAGAAAATGTCAGAATTTTATTGGTTGAAGATTCAAGAGACAATCGACTGCTGATCACAAGACTTCTTTCCAATTATGGCGCTGAAGTTCAAGAAGCTGAATCTGCGATTGATGCTAGAAAATGTCTTAAAAATTTTAAACCTGACGTTATTCTTTGCGATATAGGCATGCCTGATGAGGATGGTTTAGAGTTTATTAAAAGGCTCAGAAAGACCGATGCTACTCCTTCTATCGCTTTAACAGCATATGCTCGAGATGAAGAGCGAGCCCAATTCTTGGGAGCTGGGTTTCAAGCTCACGTAACAAAACCTGTCTCTATCCAAACATTACTTAGAGAAATTAAAAAGTTGATTTAG
- a CDS encoding aldehyde dehydrogenase, translating into MSSVRLNVENQRKYFNSNVTKPLEFRMEQLKKLKELVISNQQKIIDALKADLKKSEVEAYISEIGLVLKEINYTLKHLKKWQKPKRMPTPWSLKPGSAKIISEPYGVTLIISPWNYPFQLAIAPAIGAMAAGNTIVLKPSELATQTEKLLAEMINSNFDSQYFCVITGGKDVGQELLKQKFDFIFFTGSTAVGKIVMSAAAENLTPVCLELGGKSPCIIDESANLEVAARRVIWGKFFNAGQTCIAPDYLYVHESIKTTFLSLLKKNIRKFYGENEFKSNDYGKIISKDHFDRIYKLIEGSKILYGGDQNKEAQFISPTLLEVSSWDEKIMQEEIFGPALPILSYTDIDEVISVVKSKDRPLALYIFSTNNLQIDKVLNELSFGGGSVNDCLIHFSSTEIPVGGVGASGMGRYHGKYTFDTFTHQKAILTKSYFFDLDLRYPPYTEKKFNLMKKFLK; encoded by the coding sequence ATGTCTTCAGTACGGCTTAATGTTGAAAATCAACGAAAGTATTTTAATTCTAACGTTACGAAGCCTTTAGAGTTTCGTATGGAGCAGCTTAAGAAATTAAAAGAACTTGTGATCTCAAATCAGCAAAAAATTATCGATGCTTTAAAAGCAGATCTCAAAAAGTCAGAGGTAGAGGCTTATATTTCTGAGATTGGTCTGGTTTTGAAAGAAATAAATTATACGCTGAAACATCTAAAAAAATGGCAAAAACCAAAAAGAATGCCAACACCCTGGAGTCTTAAGCCTGGGAGCGCAAAAATTATTTCCGAACCCTATGGAGTAACCTTGATCATATCACCATGGAACTATCCCTTTCAGCTGGCGATTGCACCAGCAATAGGAGCCATGGCAGCGGGAAATACTATTGTTCTAAAACCTTCTGAGCTTGCCACTCAAACAGAAAAACTTTTAGCTGAAATGATTAACTCAAATTTTGATTCTCAGTATTTTTGTGTGATCACAGGGGGAAAAGACGTTGGGCAGGAACTTTTAAAACAAAAATTTGATTTTATATTTTTCACTGGTAGTACAGCTGTTGGAAAAATAGTCATGAGCGCGGCTGCTGAAAATTTAACACCTGTCTGTCTAGAGTTGGGAGGTAAAAGTCCTTGCATCATTGATGAATCTGCAAATCTTGAGGTTGCGGCCAGAAGAGTAATCTGGGGGAAATTCTTTAATGCTGGGCAAACTTGTATAGCTCCAGATTATCTTTATGTGCATGAATCAATCAAAACTACATTCTTATCGCTGCTAAAGAAAAACATCAGAAAGTTTTACGGTGAAAATGAATTTAAGAGTAATGATTACGGAAAAATTATTTCTAAAGACCATTTTGATAGAATTTATAAATTGATTGAAGGATCAAAAATTCTATATGGAGGTGATCAAAATAAAGAAGCGCAATTTATTTCTCCGACATTACTGGAAGTGAGCAGTTGGGACGAAAAGATCATGCAGGAAGAAATTTTTGGGCCGGCTCTTCCTATATTGTCATACACCGATATCGACGAAGTGATTTCCGTAGTGAAGTCCAAAGATCGTCCTTTAGCTCTCTATATTTTTTCTACCAATAACCTTCAGATTGATAAAGTTTTAAATGAGCTGAGTTTTGGAGGAGGATCTGTCAATGATTGTTTGATTCACTTTTCGTCAACGGAGATCCCTGTCGGAGGAGTGGGGGCGAGTGGAATGGGTCGCTATCATGGAAAGTATACTTTTGATACCTTCACTCATCAAAAAGCTATATTAACAAAGAGTTATTTCTTTGATTTGGATTTGAGATATCCTCCATACACAGAAAAGAAATTTAATCTAATGAAGAAATTTTTAAAGTAA
- a CDS encoding DUF3187 family protein has protein sequence MWNGFILLTSCLLSFNFARAQTLSARPTHPISWQHMLPTGESPGWASDTWVEFEVINANYWAAPTTFTNLKTGKQLTLTADYEQTSLFVEFGKAISKKWAIAIEIPYAARHEGKTTDRFIDEFHDFFHFDNFGRPLYPFGQSIFETSTDGVRRGPYNAPSGAGNLKLKLKYWPVQGEKNTGVGFGLHIKAPIEDEEKGMTSGEVDVTAMMNAGVLIGQQSAFYTTAAVTYAKNNWMFKDWPRNEILWMIDFMFDIGLNDKWGVIFDFSFHSPLMKKKQLDIVYAGSTTKEKVYEKIASGYNSLVEVRGQQMIGLRRKFGTNNMWIFYFLEDWGPGDKDHNNDMVYSTGQPDFGLGTKIIFNF, from the coding sequence ATGTGGAATGGATTTATACTATTAACAAGCTGTTTACTTTCTTTTAATTTTGCACGCGCACAAACCCTCTCGGCAAGACCCACTCACCCCATCAGCTGGCAACATATGCTTCCCACCGGAGAGTCTCCGGGTTGGGCTTCGGACACTTGGGTAGAGTTTGAAGTGATCAACGCCAACTATTGGGCAGCTCCAACCACCTTCACCAATTTAAAAACAGGCAAACAACTCACTCTTACCGCCGACTATGAGCAAACCAGTTTATTTGTGGAGTTCGGAAAGGCCATTTCCAAAAAATGGGCGATAGCTATCGAAATTCCCTATGCCGCAAGACACGAAGGAAAAACCACAGATAGATTCATCGATGAATTCCATGATTTTTTCCACTTTGATAATTTTGGAAGACCGCTTTATCCCTTTGGACAAAGTATTTTCGAAACTTCCACAGACGGCGTGAGACGCGGACCCTACAATGCTCCCTCGGGCGCTGGAAATTTAAAGTTGAAATTAAAGTATTGGCCAGTTCAAGGCGAGAAAAATACCGGAGTTGGTTTTGGTCTTCATATTAAAGCTCCCATTGAGGACGAAGAAAAAGGTATGACCTCGGGTGAGGTCGATGTCACTGCAATGATGAACGCCGGAGTTCTCATAGGCCAGCAGAGCGCCTTTTACACAACAGCCGCTGTCACTTATGCCAAAAATAATTGGATGTTTAAGGACTGGCCAAGAAATGAAATTCTCTGGATGATTGATTTTATGTTTGATATTGGGCTTAACGACAAGTGGGGCGTGATCTTTGATTTCTCTTTCCACTCCCCTCTAATGAAAAAGAAGCAATTAGATATCGTTTACGCTGGTTCCACGACCAAAGAAAAAGTCTACGAAAAGATAGCATCTGGTTACAATTCTTTAGTCGAAGTCCGTGGTCAACAGATGATTGGTTTAAGAAGAAAGTTTGGCACCAATAACATGTGGATTTTCTATTTCCTAGAAGATTGGGGACCTGGCGACAAAGACCATAATAACGATATGGTCTACTCTACTGGACAACCTGATTTTGGTCTGGGAACAAAAATCATATTTAATTTCTAA
- a CDS encoding deoxyribodipyrimidine photo-lyase — MSTAKQVNIFWFRRDLRTHDNRGFFEALSHDLPVLPVFIFDSNILEKLPPKDHRVDFILKYLEELHEKFKSHGSGLHVYFGDPLEIYKKLTKEYKVHTVFTNHDYEPYAIKRDEGVQRLLREQKVDFQTFKDQVIFEKSEVVKDNGEFYSVYTPYMRKWKETYAKLLGKEKKLIQYVSERKLDSLIKSKGHLLAHRDIGFTLSNIPAPGKTVKKEILTKYGEQRDFPALDATSHLGVHLRFGTVSVRDLVKKAIELKASVWLSELIWREFFMQILWHNPHVVDGPFKEKYSKIQWRNNKEEFKAWCEGRTGYPIVDAGMREINATGHMHNRVRMIVGSFLVKHLLINWQWGEKYFAQKLFDFDLSANNGNWQWVAGCGCDAAPYFRVFNPYTQTEKFDKKEEYIKKWIPELGSRTYPDPIVEHSFARNRVLEAYKVIK, encoded by the coding sequence GTGAGTACGGCAAAACAAGTAAACATCTTTTGGTTTAGAAGAGACTTAAGGACACACGATAACCGTGGTTTTTTTGAAGCTCTTTCGCATGACCTCCCGGTTCTTCCGGTTTTTATTTTTGACTCCAATATATTAGAAAAGCTCCCACCCAAGGATCATCGTGTAGACTTTATCTTAAAGTACCTTGAGGAGCTTCATGAAAAATTTAAAAGTCATGGGTCAGGTCTTCATGTCTATTTTGGTGATCCATTAGAAATATATAAGAAGCTCACCAAAGAATACAAAGTCCATACGGTCTTTACGAATCACGATTATGAACCCTATGCGATCAAAAGAGATGAAGGTGTTCAGCGGTTATTGCGAGAGCAGAAAGTGGACTTCCAAACGTTTAAGGACCAAGTGATTTTTGAAAAGTCTGAGGTCGTAAAAGACAATGGGGAGTTCTATTCTGTCTATACTCCGTACATGAGAAAGTGGAAAGAGACTTACGCAAAGCTTTTAGGGAAAGAGAAAAAGCTCATTCAGTATGTTTCAGAACGAAAACTTGATAGTTTGATAAAATCTAAAGGTCACTTGCTTGCACACAGGGACATTGGTTTTACACTCTCTAATATTCCAGCTCCTGGAAAGACCGTAAAAAAAGAAATCCTTACGAAGTACGGTGAGCAAAGAGATTTTCCCGCACTCGACGCAACCTCACACTTGGGCGTTCACTTAAGATTCGGAACGGTGAGTGTACGAGATCTTGTCAAGAAAGCCATCGAACTCAAAGCTTCTGTTTGGTTGAGTGAATTGATCTGGCGAGAATTTTTTATGCAAATTCTCTGGCACAATCCTCATGTAGTGGATGGGCCTTTCAAAGAAAAGTATTCTAAAATTCAATGGCGCAATAACAAAGAAGAGTTCAAGGCATGGTGCGAAGGGCGTACCGGTTATCCCATCGTCGATGCCGGCATGAGAGAGATCAATGCCACGGGACATATGCATAACCGAGTGCGTATGATCGTGGGAAGCTTTTTAGTGAAGCATCTCTTGATCAATTGGCAGTGGGGCGAAAAATATTTTGCACAAAAACTTTTTGATTTCGATCTTTCTGCTAACAATGGAAACTGGCAATGGGTGGCAGGCTGTGGTTGCGACGCCGCACCTTACTTTCGCGTTTTTAATCCATATACCCAAACGGAAAAGTTCGACAAAAAAGAAGAATATATAAAAAAATGGATTCCAGAATTAGGCTCCCGTACATATCCAGATCCCATCGTCGAACATTCTTTCGCCAGGAATCGTGTACTAGAAGCCTATAAAGTCATAAAATAA
- a CDS encoding GNAT family N-acetyltransferase: MQIQNKSWEKENFLISTDKIFLQVDRIHKFLANDAYWSQGIPKAVVVKSIENSFCFGLYDISAGDKEQIGYARIVTDYASFAWLCDVYVEPSHRNKGLSKWLMTCVMSHPDLQNLRRICLATKDAHELYKKFGFEVTKSPENWMEIKDNDLYKKMKLLER; this comes from the coding sequence ATGCAAATTCAAAATAAGTCTTGGGAAAAAGAAAATTTTCTTATCAGTACAGATAAAATATTTCTTCAAGTTGATAGAATCCATAAATTTTTAGCAAACGATGCTTATTGGTCTCAAGGCATTCCAAAAGCTGTTGTAGTAAAATCAATTGAAAACTCATTTTGTTTTGGGCTCTATGATATTTCTGCTGGTGATAAAGAACAGATTGGTTATGCGAGAATTGTAACAGACTATGCTTCATTTGCCTGGTTGTGTGATGTCTATGTAGAGCCTAGTCACCGAAATAAAGGGCTTTCAAAATGGCTCATGACCTGTGTAATGTCCCATCCTGATTTGCAGAATTTAAGACGAATTTGTCTAGCTACCAAAGATGCTCATGAACTTTATAAAAAATTTGGTTTTGAAGTCACAAAGTCCCCTGAGAATTGGATGGAAATCAAAGATAATGATTTGTACAAAAAAATGAAATTGCTCGAAAGATAA
- the mutS gene encoding DNA mismatch repair protein MutS, producing the protein MENLDKKLTPLMKQYWEVKSVHMDKVLFFRMGDFYELFDQDAITAAPLLGIALTARNKNNPEATAMCGMPHHSVANYINKLLAQNFKVAICDQVEDPATAKGIVKRAVTRILSPGMVYDPDTLDQVTSNYICSYDETTVSFLEATTGEAFYYKFGNEIERQKLINILQPVELVLDTKNYKAYLENKTSLEGPCVTEHNELTGKNVNVSSARLLSYAITMQGQKVLLTLGEFEERNFHQRMELNFQTIKHLEIFETYRGESKGSFFYAINKTKTSSGSRKLKNWILFPLQNPQEILSRQSEVEFWITNSADLKRLRQTLGEMGDIERRLGKISNPTCNGRDFVSLKNSLLAGIAVSRMSKKHSEDALHNISKLIESIENTIVDEPPLATKNGHMIRAGYDADLDRLMKLTEDSQSLLNEMELAEKEKYQIPSLKIRYNSVFGFYIEVTKTHTDKVPKHYVRKQTLTNAERYITDELYKLESQVLSAKTKREELEFAIFENLKNEILKNAQELLKFAHDWSEVDVVSSLSWLALEMNYTKPTFTGSRNLKLKSSRHPVIEQLTLKPFVPNDIDIAPNGCMLLTGPNMAGKSTLMRQVALTAVLAQMGSFIPAKESTLPIFDRIFTRIGASDNLSEGLSTFMVEMTETAYLLKNSTEKSLVVLDEIGRGTSTYDGMSLAQSILEYLVTTVKATTLFATHYHEITSLQARYPQIENAHMKVAEDKGDRKKDITFLYTLTRGPANKSYGIEVAKLAGLPVQVTNLAKKILEQKENTQEESLPLFSMQNASLSEREDDSFVSDVSEKWTDLLSESARTVLEEITQFPTSQTSPLEALNKIEIWKKNLN; encoded by the coding sequence ATGGAAAATTTGGACAAAAAGCTTACGCCTCTTATGAAACAATATTGGGAAGTTAAATCTGTTCATATGGACAAGGTTTTATTCTTCCGTATGGGTGATTTCTATGAGCTTTTTGATCAAGATGCGATTACAGCCGCACCTCTTTTGGGAATTGCTTTAACTGCAAGAAACAAAAATAATCCTGAAGCCACCGCAATGTGCGGAATGCCTCACCATAGCGTTGCCAACTATATAAATAAACTTCTAGCGCAAAATTTCAAAGTCGCTATCTGTGATCAAGTTGAAGACCCAGCAACAGCTAAGGGCATTGTAAAAAGAGCGGTGACCAGAATTCTATCTCCCGGGATGGTCTACGATCCAGATACTTTGGACCAAGTCACAAGTAATTATATCTGTAGCTACGATGAAACTACGGTTTCTTTTCTAGAAGCTACAACAGGTGAAGCTTTTTATTATAAATTTGGAAATGAAATCGAAAGACAAAAGCTGATCAATATCTTGCAGCCGGTAGAATTGGTTTTGGATACTAAGAACTATAAAGCTTATCTTGAAAATAAAACTTCTTTAGAGGGACCATGTGTTACGGAACACAACGAGCTTACAGGAAAAAACGTTAATGTCTCTTCAGCACGACTTCTCAGTTATGCGATCACCATGCAAGGTCAGAAAGTCCTTTTGACTCTTGGAGAATTTGAGGAAAGAAATTTTCATCAGAGAATGGAGCTCAATTTTCAGACAATCAAGCATCTTGAAATTTTTGAAACATATCGCGGAGAGAGCAAGGGCAGTTTCTTTTATGCCATCAACAAAACAAAAACTTCAAGCGGAAGTCGAAAACTAAAAAACTGGATTCTTTTTCCACTTCAGAATCCTCAAGAAATTTTATCCAGACAGTCAGAGGTAGAATTTTGGATTACAAATTCCGCAGACCTTAAGCGTTTAAGACAAACCCTCGGCGAAATGGGCGATATCGAAAGACGTTTGGGTAAAATTTCAAACCCAACTTGCAATGGAAGAGATTTTGTTTCATTAAAAAACTCATTACTCGCAGGAATTGCTGTCTCAAGGATGTCTAAAAAGCACTCAGAGGACGCGTTACATAATATTTCTAAGCTCATAGAAAGCATCGAAAACACCATAGTGGATGAACCGCCGTTAGCGACAAAGAACGGCCACATGATTAGAGCGGGCTATGATGCAGATCTAGATCGTTTAATGAAACTCACAGAAGATTCACAAAGCCTTCTCAATGAAATGGAATTGGCTGAAAAAGAAAAATACCAAATTCCCTCACTTAAAATCAGATACAACTCGGTATTTGGTTTTTATATCGAGGTCACAAAAACTCATACTGATAAAGTCCCTAAGCATTACGTTAGAAAACAGACCCTCACAAATGCAGAAAGATACATCACCGACGAACTCTATAAACTCGAAAGCCAAGTTCTATCGGCAAAAACAAAGCGCGAAGAACTAGAGTTTGCCATTTTTGAGAATCTAAAAAATGAAATTCTAAAAAACGCTCAAGAACTCCTTAAATTTGCCCATGATTGGAGTGAGGTGGACGTAGTGAGTTCGCTTTCTTGGCTAGCTCTCGAAATGAACTACACAAAACCTACTTTTACTGGAAGCAGAAACCTAAAGCTGAAGAGCTCAAGACACCCGGTGATCGAGCAACTGACTTTGAAACCTTTTGTTCCTAATGATATAGATATTGCTCCCAATGGCTGTATGCTTCTCACCGGACCGAACATGGCCGGTAAGTCGACATTGATGCGTCAAGTGGCGCTGACCGCAGTTCTTGCGCAAATGGGATCTTTCATTCCAGCAAAGGAATCCACGCTTCCAATATTTGATCGTATTTTTACTCGTATAGGTGCAAGCGATAATCTTTCGGAAGGTCTTTCTACCTTTATGGTGGAAATGACTGAGACCGCGTACTTGCTTAAAAATTCAACTGAAAAATCTCTAGTTGTGCTGGATGAAATTGGGAGAGGTACGAGCACTTATGATGGGATGAGCTTAGCTCAATCCATCCTGGAGTACTTGGTCACGACGGTGAAGGCTACAACGCTCTTTGCTACGCATTATCATGAAATCACGTCACTTCAAGCACGTTATCCACAGATTGAAAATGCGCATATGAAAGTGGCGGAAGATAAAGGCGATAGAAAGAAAGATATCACATTCCTTTACACGCTCACTCGTGGACCAGCCAATAAATCATACGGTATTGAAGTTGCAAAACTCGCTGGATTGCCGGTACAAGTAACAAATTTGGCAAAGAAAATCCTCGAGCAAAAAGAGAATACCCAAGAGGAAAGTCTGCCTCTCTTCTCTATGCAAAATGCTAGTCTTTCAGAGAGAGAAGATGATAGTTTTGTGAGCGATGTTTCTGAAAAATGGACTGATCTTTTGTCAGAGAGTGCCCGGACGGTGCTGGAGGAAATTACCCAGTTTCCCACGTCACAAACAAGCCCTTTGGAGGCCTTGAACAAAATCGAAATTTGGAAAAAGAATCTGAATTAA